Proteins co-encoded in one Malus sylvestris chromosome 7, drMalSylv7.2, whole genome shotgun sequence genomic window:
- the LOC126630106 gene encoding uncharacterized protein LOC126630106 has translation MTRSSQPVREHISDFDGDFERTLRRKKKLQESNPPSPEPELEEQEVEVEEKATTQVGGEEQGIAMDNRTLKELAASGLDNAVPLCIQYPMAAQGKTEEFELKSSLLHHIPKFHGLSMEDPNKHLKEFEVVCSSMTPVTVDGSILKMKAFPFSLMDKAKDWLYELAPGTVTSWESMKRAFLEKFFPTSRIILLRKKISGIQQSQGLLPLERQMLDASAGGALVDKTPRDAKTLIANDRIYMDTFLN, from the exons atgacccgtagctcacaacctgttcgtgagcatatctccgactttgacggtgattttgagaggactttgagaaggaaaaagaaattgcaagagtctaatcctcctagtcccgagcctgaattagaagagcaagaagttgaggttgaagagaaggccacgacacaagtgggtggagaagagcaaggtatagccatggacaaccgtacgctcaaggagcttgccgcctcgggtttggataatgccgtaccattgtgtatccaatatcccatggctgctcaaggtaaaactgaagagttcgagttaaagtcaagtttgctccaccacattccaaagttccatgggctgtccatggaggatccgaacaaacatttgaaggaatttgaagtggtatgctcaagtatgactccagttaccgttgacggaagtattttaaagatgaaggcttttccattctctttaatggacaaagccaaggattggttatacgagttggctcccggtacagttacatcttgggagagtatgaagagggcgtttctggagaagtttttcccaacttctcgcatcattcttcttcgtaaaaaaataagtggaattcagcaaagccaag GTCTTTTACCACTTGAACGGCAAATGTTGGATGCTTCCGCGGGAGGAGCTCTAGTGGATAAGACACCTAGGGATGCCAAAACTCTCATTGCGAATGATAGGATTTACATGGACACATTCCTAAACTAA